One window of the Salvelinus alpinus chromosome 13, SLU_Salpinus.1, whole genome shotgun sequence genome contains the following:
- the LOC139537563 gene encoding G protein-activated inward rectifier potassium channel 3-like, whose protein sequence is MAFTMMCSRVTLHEPHNGDYRSPMRIDPRRNSIPPAQTLTAKHLPRPPPESTCFTPYPKRVAAKTNMALTMLHSTRISLIPSSNNNNYDNFPVLSPQPAPSASPQPQPQSPGPHQVVAGLISQEVDTCQYIIPTEEPATSHRGRHLKRFSSRWYSGAPFGGPFGSTRSSAHGTSGENKPHKPHCKLLGDERPSYGTANKQRQRYVTKDGKCRVNLGPIEDKSRFLLDIFTTLVDLKYRWFLFVFTMCYVVTWVAFAEIYFLDAWLRDDVAHVHDPQWQPCFENVDSFISALLLSVESQRTIGYGSRLVTANCMEGVVLLMAQSIIGSIIDALMVGCMFVKISRPQKRAQTLIFSKHCVISERDEKLCLLFRIGDLRASHMVDAKIRAKLIKSRQTKEGEFIPLEQSEINLGYDTGGDRLLLVEPQTITHVINESSPFWEIGAERLTRERFEIIIILEGIVEASGMICQARTSYTEDEILWGHRFESCMSLEKGSYRVDRGAFDKTFTVQTPTLSAKEKSDEKEVLF, encoded by the exons ATGGCTTTCACCATGATGTGCAGCAGGGTGACATTACACGAGCCCCATAACGGTGACTACAGGAGTCCTATGAGAATTGACCCCCGCAGGAACTCAATTCCACCAGCACAGACTCTCACAGCCAAACACCTCCCTAGACCACCCCCAGAATCAACATGCTTCACCCCATATCCAAAGAGG GTTGCAGCAAAAACCAACATGGCTTTGACAATGCTCCACTCCACAAGGATCTCTCTCATCCCCAGCTCAAATAACAACAACTATGACAACTTCCCAGTTCTCTCACCCCAGCCAGCCCCCTCTGCATCCCCCCAGCCACAGCCCCAGAGCCCTGGCCCCCATCAGGTTGTTGCAGGATTGATCAGCCAGGAGGTAGACACCTGCCAGTACATCATCCCAACTGAGGAGCCAGCCACTTCTCACCGTGGACGCCACCTCAAGCGTTTCAGCTCCAGGTGGTACTCAGGCGCTCCCTTTGGTGGCCCCTTTGGTAGCACCCGTAGCTCCGCCCATGGCACAAGTGGTGAGAACAAGCCCCACAAGCCACACTGCAAACTCCTAGGTGACGAGAGGCCAAGTTATGGCACAGCCAACAAGCAGCGTCAGCGCTACGTCACCAAAGACGGGAAGTGTCGGGTCAACCTGGGCCCTATCGAGGACAAGAGCCGTTTCCTCTTGGACATCTTCACCACTCTGGTGGACTTGAAGTACCGTTGGTTCCTCTTTGTTTTCACCATGTGCTACGTTGTCACGTGGGTGGCCTTTGCCGAGATCTACTTCCTAGACGCCTGGCTGCGGGATGACGTGGCCCACGTCCACGACCCTCAATGGCAGCCGTGCTTCGAGAATGTGGACAGTTTCATCTCCGCCCTGCTTCTGTCGGTGGAGAGCCAGAGGACCATTGGCTATGGCTCCAGATTGGTGACGGCCAACTGCATGGAGGGTGTGGTTCTCCTCATGGCCCAGTCTATCATTGGCTCCATCATCGATGCCCTCATGGTTGGCTGTATGTTCGTCAAGATCTCCCGGCCTCAGAAAAGAGCCCAGACTCTGATCTTCAGCAAGCACTGTGTCATATCGGAGCGCGATGAGAAACTCTGCCTCCTCTTCCGCATCGGAGACCTGAGGGCGAGTCACATGGTGGACGCCAAGATACGAGCCAAGTTGATCAAGTCCAGACAGACCAAGGAAGGGGAGTTCATACCACTGGAGCAGTCAGAGATCAACCTGGGCTACGATACCGGAGGAGACAGGCTCCTGTTGGTCGAGCCACAGACCATCACACATGTCATCAACGAGAGCAGCCCCTTCTGGGAAATAGGGGCTGAGCGTCTGACAAGGGAGAGATTTGAGATCATCATCATTCTGGAGGGAATCGTGGAGGCGTCAG GTATGATATGCCAAGCCAGAACCTCCTACACTGAGGACGAGATTCTGTGGGGCCACCGATTTGAATCCTGCATGTCTCTGGAAAAGGGGTCTTACCGGGTGGACCGTGGTGCATTTGACAAAACCTTCACAGTACAAACCCCCACCCTTAGTGCTAAAGAGAAGAGTGATGAAAAAGAAGTCCTCTTTTAG